One genomic segment of Occultella kanbiaonis includes these proteins:
- a CDS encoding polyprenol monophosphomannose synthase, translating into MVIIPTYNERSALPGTLARLRSAVPTADVLIVDDGSPDGTGQWADEAASGDAQVHVLHRAAKEGLGRAYIAGFRWGLDRGYDQLVEIDADSSHRPEDLPRLLAAAAPEVDLVIGSRWVPGGTTENWPLSRALLSRGANTYANLAIGLGVKDATAGFRVYRAATLRAMDLEHVNSAGYCFQIDMTWRIRRTGGTVVEVPITFVERVEGESKMSRDIVVEALWRVTAWGAQARSRQFGSVVSGMSQALRRRA; encoded by the coding sequence CTGGTGATCATCCCGACCTACAACGAGCGCAGCGCACTGCCCGGCACCCTGGCCCGGTTACGTTCCGCGGTGCCAACAGCTGACGTTCTCATCGTCGACGACGGGAGCCCGGACGGCACGGGGCAGTGGGCCGATGAGGCGGCGTCCGGCGACGCGCAGGTGCACGTCCTGCACCGGGCCGCCAAGGAGGGCCTTGGCCGGGCCTACATCGCCGGTTTCCGGTGGGGCCTGGACCGTGGCTACGACCAGCTGGTCGAGATTGATGCCGACTCCTCGCACCGGCCGGAGGATCTGCCCAGGCTCCTGGCCGCGGCGGCCCCGGAGGTGGATCTGGTGATCGGGTCACGGTGGGTCCCCGGGGGCACGACCGAGAACTGGCCGCTGTCTCGGGCACTGCTCAGCCGCGGCGCGAACACCTACGCGAACCTCGCGATCGGGCTCGGGGTGAAGGACGCGACAGCGGGCTTCCGGGTGTACCGGGCGGCCACGCTACGTGCGATGGACCTGGAGCACGTCAACTCGGCCGGCTACTGCTTCCAGATCGACATGACCTGGCGGATCCGACGCACCGGCGGCACCGTGGTGGAGGTGCCCATCACGTTCGTGGAGCGCGTGGAGGGGGAGTCGAAGATGAGCCGCGACATCGTTGTGGAGGCCCTCTGGCGCGTCACTGCCTGGGGCGCGCAAGCGCGCTCCAGGCAGTTCGGCAGTGTCGTGTCCGGGATGTCTCAGGCGCTACGACGGCGGGCCTGA
- a CDS encoding RNA polymerase-binding protein RbpA: MADRALRGMKIGANSMETDEGVELAPRIQAIYDCPDGRVIVIPFAAEAEIPAVWEAPGGGEALLRDATRPEAKPTKHVRTHWDMLLERRTIKELEVLLDERLALLRSGQARRRSA, encoded by the coding sequence ATGGCTGACCGAGCACTGCGCGGCATGAAGATCGGCGCAAACAGCATGGAGACCGACGAGGGTGTCGAACTGGCACCGCGGATCCAGGCGATCTACGACTGCCCGGATGGCCGGGTCATCGTGATCCCGTTCGCAGCGGAGGCCGAGATCCCCGCCGTCTGGGAGGCCCCCGGCGGTGGCGAGGCCCTCCTGCGCGACGCGACTCGCCCCGAGGCGAAGCCCACCAAGCACGTCCGTACCCACTGGGACATGCTGCTGGAACGACGCACCATCAAGGAACTCGAGGTACTCCTCGACGAACGGCTGGCCCTGCTCCGCAGCGGTCAGGCCCGCCGTCGTAGCGCCTGA
- the lnt gene encoding apolipoprotein N-acyltransferase: MSLLSSPRWLTLLLALVGGLLTDTAFPQRSWWPMAFVGIALLVLALGRDSARWAWLVGFTWGLAFFLPHIWWANEAVGVIPWVALSVAEAGIAGLACATWIWVRRIGWVERHRIAQPVAFAIVWVTLEQLRQVWPFGGFPWGRLAFSQTDGPLLALASVAGAPLVSAAVVIVGFLLAQAVVGFRRVQVLQATTAALAGAAVVAAAGFIPLPTQAESGDLNLGAVQGNVSEPGLGAFNNAREVLNNHASGTEELAESRPAGWFDLVVWPENSSDINPRVDADAADVIDGAVDAVGAPLLFGTDSYTEDARYNDMVLWMPDGGPVFSYSKQIPAAFAEYIPMRSIARVFSSAVDLVRTDMAPGSEIAVVPVPVARLDRVVDVGTIICFEVAYDALIREAALGGAEVLVVPTNNASFGYTQESTQQFAMSRLRAVEHGRATVQISTVGVSGVIGPDGSVWEDTELFTPAQLSATVPLRTTLTIADRLGDWPVIAALALTLLGLFAGIASTIRRRREDGAGLVADTPGGADAAQHASAEAEVTGGASAEAAGADGASAETGPTDSATDAGAPAKEPA, from the coding sequence GTGTCCCTGCTCTCCTCGCCCCGGTGGCTCACACTGCTGCTCGCGCTCGTCGGTGGCCTGCTCACCGACACGGCCTTTCCGCAGCGCTCGTGGTGGCCGATGGCGTTCGTGGGCATCGCGCTGCTGGTCCTCGCCCTCGGGCGGGACAGTGCCCGGTGGGCGTGGCTCGTCGGCTTCACGTGGGGCCTGGCGTTCTTCCTGCCGCACATCTGGTGGGCCAACGAGGCCGTCGGGGTGATCCCCTGGGTGGCCCTGTCCGTGGCGGAGGCGGGGATCGCCGGGCTGGCGTGCGCCACCTGGATCTGGGTGCGGCGGATCGGCTGGGTCGAGCGGCACCGGATCGCGCAGCCCGTGGCCTTCGCGATCGTCTGGGTCACGCTGGAGCAACTACGGCAGGTCTGGCCGTTCGGTGGGTTCCCATGGGGCCGGTTGGCCTTCTCCCAGACCGACGGCCCGCTGCTGGCCCTGGCCTCGGTGGCGGGTGCGCCGTTGGTCTCGGCCGCGGTCGTGATCGTCGGGTTCCTGCTCGCGCAGGCGGTGGTCGGGTTCCGCCGGGTGCAGGTACTGCAGGCGACGACGGCGGCCCTTGCCGGGGCGGCGGTCGTCGCCGCTGCCGGGTTCATCCCGCTGCCGACGCAGGCCGAGAGCGGTGACCTGAATCTCGGTGCGGTGCAGGGCAACGTGTCCGAGCCCGGCCTGGGTGCGTTCAACAACGCCCGCGAGGTGCTGAACAACCATGCCTCCGGTACCGAGGAGCTGGCCGAGTCCCGGCCCGCGGGCTGGTTCGACCTCGTGGTGTGGCCGGAGAACTCCTCCGACATCAATCCGCGCGTCGACGCCGACGCGGCCGACGTGATCGACGGCGCCGTCGATGCCGTCGGCGCACCCCTGCTGTTCGGCACGGACTCCTACACCGAGGACGCCCGCTACAACGACATGGTGCTCTGGATGCCCGACGGCGGCCCGGTGTTCTCCTACTCCAAGCAGATCCCGGCCGCGTTCGCGGAGTACATCCCGATGCGGTCGATCGCGCGGGTGTTCTCCTCGGCGGTGGACCTGGTGCGCACGGACATGGCACCCGGCTCCGAGATCGCCGTCGTACCGGTGCCGGTGGCCCGGCTGGACCGGGTCGTGGACGTCGGCACGATCATCTGCTTCGAGGTCGCCTACGACGCGCTCATCCGGGAGGCCGCGCTCGGTGGCGCCGAGGTCCTCGTCGTGCCGACCAACAATGCCTCGTTCGGGTACACGCAGGAGTCCACCCAACAGTTCGCGATGTCCCGGTTGCGGGCCGTCGAGCACGGCCGGGCCACGGTGCAGATCTCGACGGTCGGGGTCAGCGGCGTGATCGGGCCCGACGGTTCGGTCTGGGAGGACACGGAGCTTTTCACCCCGGCGCAGCTGTCCGCGACGGTCCCGCTGCGCACGACGCTCACGATCGCGGACCGGCTCGGCGACTGGCCGGTCATCGCAGCCCTCGCACTGACCCTGCTCGGACTGTTCGCCGGGATCGCCTCGACGATCCGGCGCCGCCGTGAGGACGGGGCCGGACTCGTCGCGGACACCCCGGGTGGCGCGGATGCTGCCCAGCACGCTTCCGCGGAAGCGGAGGTGACCGGTGGCGCTTCCGCGGAAGCGGCCGGCGCGGACGGCGCTTCCGCGGAAACGGGCCCGACGGACTCGGCGACAGACGCTGGCGCACCGGCGAAAGAGCCCGCGTGA